Proteins from a single region of Coregonus clupeaformis isolate EN_2021a chromosome 35, ASM2061545v1, whole genome shotgun sequence:
- the LOC121550398 gene encoding BRCA1-A complex subunit RAP80 isoform X3: MYVDCIKHHIQPSNMPPRKKRENRDTDDGPRKRRRAVDQEEDRVVISNSDEDEDFRPTSSSLEERKREKESKTRSNEMTEEEMLDLAMRLSEQEANNTALRQRQEEEAMRKAIAESLYADSPTHPHSESLLADGSPTQQCQSSPPEAESSIQPPRRKLSYPNLGVADREGAHGVGVNVGVALPETRRRGKKEGSPLLDMPDLSQTQKFYSQSSPLSQSSTSMPLSSQEEGSSLKNPFGDLSAHVESQDRNATENDSQSQLRKKSTVPSASKLILCLHKLSQDLLVDCQASGFLLRSQEGPPSLTLSTKSQMSQSSQPKSPTFSKSPVFSRTERGAGEEPGQGSPPMFSETDSGKEEKEASPTFPKSAMFSSSDTGEEEKVASPTFPRSPVFPRTDKIRDQGPQSCIESVSTTEDYEDRDREDVKSSDSSKCLPPHLRTTLSLNKRLMPIRKTVGVADKVVDQEEREGESSQSAVNRISTPAMFAAEEDLNSEELALALETQPMQELTSNMALRWSDDDEEEDGPAKSAHSSSTVFPQENDLPQPSNQGRSTNTHYHRSPPHIHSPCLVPKKRTHTSEDSVCEEGDSQSKRIRKKFTFKAMYGAPSPFLPRQAAGRGSQDEAQAGNPSSHQPQASSSRLSPPTGCQGDGAGVVCYYWGVPFCPRGQDPDAYTQVIMSQLEVYEKSLKEAQRGLLRKAGWGEPVLPGPPERPFSRRGRPKRHRAPRPLEEEEEEEEEQGRGKQQEEVVAVVEDDEEEGRGKQQEEVVAVVENDEEEGRGKQQEEVVAVVENDEEEGRGKQQEEKSPSPVFHVESSQQLILPRRRLGLRREERRPSQLPDPLEREKEENEKRDEEEEEGMGEEVVDVGGLEVPETQLSDDGTQNLMVTSPAQPQPERQSLPQIQTFLSPPHRLERRVEGMEVDEERRSGPVRSPAGGDVRMEMEETGEVQGGVPEPAPPQSPSMDCPMCMRPFPLTEIEMHAAYCDGSTANMEEEEMMGQESQSQVAVKSHRKRTRRGEIIGEEQPSSSGSGKAVQGEKCFLCQQLFNLRDYEKHVEDCIRNQEVSKVASRAGQSGDLLSALDQTEHRDSGTAKAGPCDIAFRNQHSGLIEDLGESGGSGDIAVPGFRVSTSPIRSFTSISEATDCLIDFKRQYSSSTSSSSSSRPRQRGRKFKRKFK; encoded by the exons ATGTATGTAGACTGTATCAAGCACCACATTCAACCCAGCAACATGCCTCCTCGAAAAAAGcgagagaacagagacacagaTGATGGTCCCAGGAAACGACGACGAGCAGTTGATCAGGAAGAGGACAGAGTCGTCATCTCAAACAGCGACGAG GATGAAGACTTCAGACCAACATCATCATCATTAGAGGAGCGCAAACGGGAGAAGGAGAGTAAAACACGATCAAACG AGATGACTGAGGAAGAGATGTTGGACCTGGCCATGAGGCTGAGTGAACAGGAGGCCAACAACACTGCTCTCAGGCAACGACAGGAGGAGGAGGCCATGAGGAAGGCCATCGCTGAAAGCCTCTAC GCGGACAGCCCCACTCATCCCCACTCAGAATCTCTGCTGGCGGATGGGAGCCCTACGCAGCAATGTCAGAGTTCCCCTCCGGAGGCAGAGAGCAGCATACAGCCCCCCAGGCGGAAGCTCTCTTACCCCAACCTTGGTGTGGCTGACAGGGAGGGAGCCCACGGTGTAGGTGTTAATGTAGGGGTGGCTCTCCCAGAAACCAGGAGGAGGGGGAAAAAGGAGGGAAGCCCATTACTAGATATGCCTGACCTGTCTCAGACCCAGAAGTTCTACTCCCAGTCTTCTCCCCTTAGCCAATCTTCCACCTCCATGCCTCTCTCTTCACAG GAGGAGGGGTCTTCTCTAAAGAACCCTTTCGGAGACCTTTCAGCCCATGTCGAATCTCAGGACCGCAACGCCACAGAGAATGACTCCCAGTCCCAACTCAGGAAAAAGTctacagttccctcagccagcaAACTCATCCTGTGCCTGCATAAGCTCAGCCAGGACCTCCTAGTAGACTGTCAGGCCTCTGGGTTCCTACTACGTTCTCAAGAGGGTCCTCCCAGTTTAACTCTTTCCACAAAGTCCCAGATGTCTCAGTCTTCTCAGCCAAAGAGCCCTACATTCTCCAAAAGCCCTGTGTTCTCCAGGACAGAGAGAGGTGCAGGCGAGGAACCAGGCCAAGGGAGTCCCCCTATGTTCTCTGAGACTGATTCAGGAAAGGAAGAAAAAGAGGCTAGTCCAACTTTTCCTAAAAGCGCCATGTTCTCCAGTAGTGATACAGGAGAAGAAGAGAAAGTGGCAAGTCCCACCTTTCCCAGAAGCCCAGTCTTCCCCAGAACTGATAAGATAAGGGACCAGGGTCCACAGAGCTGTATTGAAAGTGTCTCTACAACAGAAGACTAtgaggatagagacagagaggatgtGAAGAGCAGCGATTCCTCAAAGTGCCTTCCACCACACCTCAGAACAACCCTGTCCCTGAACAAGAGACTCATGCCTATAAGGAAGACAGTTGGAGTTGCAGACAAAGTTGTTGACCAAGAGGAACGTGAGGGTGAGTCCTCGCAGAGCGCTGTAAACAGGATTAGCACGCCTGCAATGTTTG CTGCAGAAGAAGACCTTAATTCAGAGGAACTTGCGTTGGCTTTGGAGACTCAGCCAATGCAGGAGTTAACCAGTAATATGGCGCTACGCTGGTCAGATGATGACGAAGAGGAAGACGGTCCTGCAAAG tcgGCTCACTCGTCTAGCACAGTCTTCCCACAAGAGAATGACCTCCCACAACCAAGCAACCAGGGTCGCTCCACAAACACCCACTACCACCGTTCCCCTCCACACATACACAGCCCCTGCCTCGTCCCCAAGAAACGTACTCACACCTCCGAAGACTCCGTGTGTGAGGAGGGAGATAGCCAGTCCAAGCGCATCCGGAAGAAGTTCACCTTCAAGGCCATGTATGGagctccctccccctttctccccagACAGGCTGCAGGTAGAGGGAGCCAGGATGAGGCACAAGCCGGAAACCCCTCTTCCCACCAGCCCCAGGCCTCTTCCAGCCGCCTCTCTCCCCCCACAGGCTGCCAGGGGGATGGGGCAGGAGTGGTGTGCTACTATTGGGGCGTGCCTTTCTGTCCGCGAGGTCAGGACCCAGATGCCTACACGCAG GTGATCATGTCCCAGCTGGAGGTGTATGAGAAGAGCCTGAAAGAGGCCCAGAGGGGTCTGCTGAGGAAGGCAGGCTGGGGGGAGCCTGTCCTTCCCGGGCCCCCAGAGAGACCCTTCTCCAGGAGGGGACGCCCCAAGAGACACAGGGCCCCACGACCcctggaggaagaagaagaggaggaagaagagcagGGAAGGGGAAAACAGCAGGAAGAGGTAGTGGCGGTGGtagaggatgatgaagaggagggaAGGGGAAAACAGCAGGAAGAGGTAGTGGCGGTGGTAGAGAATGATGAAGAGGAGGGAAGGGGAAAACAGCAGGAAGAGGTAGTGGCGGTGGTAGAGAATGATGAAGAGGAGGGAAGGGGAAAACAGCAGGAAGAG AAATCGCCCTCACCTGTATTTCATGTAGAATCCAGTCAACAACTAATTCTACCTCGAAG GAGACTTGGCcttagaagagaagagagaagaccaTCACAACTGCCTGACCCACTGGAGAGGGAAAAGGAAGAGAATgagaagagggatgaagaagaggaagaagggaTGGGGGAGGAAGTGGTGGATGTCGGTGGTTTAGAAGTTCCAG AGACCCAACTCAGTGATGACGGCACCCAAAACCTGATGGTCACCAGCCCTGCACAG CCCCAACCAGAGAGGCAGTCCCTGCCTCAGATCCAGACTTTTCTCTCACCACCCCATCGTCTGGAACGGCGTGTAGAGGGGATGGAggtggatgaggagaggaggagtggccCTGTTAGGAGCCCTGCTGGAGGAGATGTGAGGATGGAaatggaggagacaggagaggtacAGGGTGGGGTCCCAGAACCTGCACCCCCTCAGAGCCCCAGCATGGACTGTCCCATGTGCATGCGCCCCTTCCCCCTGACGGAGATTGAGATGCATGCTGCCTACTGTGACGGTAGTACCGCTaacatggaggaagaggagatgaTGGGTCAGGAGAGTCAATCACAAG TTGCAGTGAAGTCTCATAGGAAGAGGACCAGAAGGGGAGAGATAATTGGAGAGGAGCAGCCCAGTTCTTCTGGCTCTGGCAA GGCAGTGCAAGGAGAGAAGTGCTTCCTGTGTCAGCAGCTGTTTAATCTCAGGGACTACGAGAAGCATGTGGAGGACTGCATCAGGAACCAAGAAGTGTCCAAGGTTGCATCCAGGGCCGGACAG AGTGGAGACTTGCTGAGCGCTTTGGACCAGACCGAGCACAGAgattcag GGACTGCTAAGGCCGGACCATGTGATATTGCCTTCAGGAACCAACACAG TGGCCTGATTGAGGATCTGGGAGAGTCTGGGGGAAGTGGGGACATCGCTGTCCCAGGTTTCAGAGTGAGCACCTCGCCCATCCGATCCTTCACCTCCATCTCAGAAGCCACAGACTGCCTTATTGACTTCAAGCGCCAGTACtcttcctctacttcctcctcttcctcctccaggcCCAGACAAAGAGGGAGGAAATTCAAGAGGAAATTCAAATGA
- the LOC121550398 gene encoding BRCA1-A complex subunit RAP80 isoform X2, whose translation MYVDCIKHHIQPSNMPPRKKRENRDTDDGPRKRRRAVDQEEDRVVISNSDEDEDFRPTSSSLEERKREKESKTRSNEMTEEEMLDLAMRLSEQEANNTALRQRQEEEAMRKAIAESLYADSPTHPHSESLLADGSPTQQCQSSPPEAESSIQPPRRKLSYPNLGVADREGAHGVGVNVGVALPETRRRGKKEGSPLLDMPDLSQTQKFYSQSSPLSQSSTSMPLSSQEEGSSLKNPFGDLSAHVESQDRNATENDSQSQLRKKSTVPSASKLILCLHKLSQDLLVDCQASGFLLRSQEGPPSLTLSTKSQMSQSSQPKSPTFSKSPVFSRTERGAGEEPGQGSPPMFSETDSGKEEKEASPTFPKSAMFSSSDTGEEEKVASPTFPRSPVFPRTDKIRDQGPQSCIESVSTTEDYEDRDREDVKSSDSSKCLPPHLRTTLSLNKRLMPIRKTVGVADKVVDQEEREAAEEDLNSEELALALETQPMQELTSNMALRWSDDDEEEDGPAKSAHSSSTVFPQENDLPQPSNQGRSTNTHYHRSPPHIHSPCLVPKKRTHTSEDSVCEEGDSQSKRIRKKFTFKAMYGAPSPFLPRQAAGRGSQDEAQAGNPSSHQPQASSSRLSPPTGCQGDGAGVVCYYWGVPFCPRGQDPDAYTQVIMSQLEVYEKSLKEAQRGLLRKAGWGEPVLPGPPERPFSRRGRPKRHRAPRPLEEEEEEEEEQGRGKQQEEVVAVVEDDEEEGRGKQQEEVVAVVENDEEEGRGKQQEEVVAVVENDEEEGRGKQQEEVVAVVENYEEEGEKRERRLSRWGTEEGGRRGRLEWKDCQALFVSTPEQEEKSPSPVFHVESSQQLILPRRRLGLRREERRPSQLPDPLEREKEENEKRDEEEEEGMGEEVVDVGGLEVPETQLSDDGTQNLMVTSPAQPQPERQSLPQIQTFLSPPHRLERRVEGMEVDEERRSGPVRSPAGGDVRMEMEETGEVQGGVPEPAPPQSPSMDCPMCMRPFPLTEIEMHAAYCDGSTANMEEEEMMGQESQSQVAVKSHRKRTRRGEIIGEEQPSSSGSGKAVQGEKCFLCQQLFNLRDYEKHVEDCIRNQEVSKVASRAGQSGDLLSALDQTEHRDSGTAKAGPCDIAFRNQHSGLIEDLGESGGSGDIAVPGFRVSTSPIRSFTSISEATDCLIDFKRQYSSSTSSSSSSRPRQRGRKFKRKFK comes from the exons ATGTATGTAGACTGTATCAAGCACCACATTCAACCCAGCAACATGCCTCCTCGAAAAAAGcgagagaacagagacacagaTGATGGTCCCAGGAAACGACGACGAGCAGTTGATCAGGAAGAGGACAGAGTCGTCATCTCAAACAGCGACGAG GATGAAGACTTCAGACCAACATCATCATCATTAGAGGAGCGCAAACGGGAGAAGGAGAGTAAAACACGATCAAACG AGATGACTGAGGAAGAGATGTTGGACCTGGCCATGAGGCTGAGTGAACAGGAGGCCAACAACACTGCTCTCAGGCAACGACAGGAGGAGGAGGCCATGAGGAAGGCCATCGCTGAAAGCCTCTAC GCGGACAGCCCCACTCATCCCCACTCAGAATCTCTGCTGGCGGATGGGAGCCCTACGCAGCAATGTCAGAGTTCCCCTCCGGAGGCAGAGAGCAGCATACAGCCCCCCAGGCGGAAGCTCTCTTACCCCAACCTTGGTGTGGCTGACAGGGAGGGAGCCCACGGTGTAGGTGTTAATGTAGGGGTGGCTCTCCCAGAAACCAGGAGGAGGGGGAAAAAGGAGGGAAGCCCATTACTAGATATGCCTGACCTGTCTCAGACCCAGAAGTTCTACTCCCAGTCTTCTCCCCTTAGCCAATCTTCCACCTCCATGCCTCTCTCTTCACAG GAGGAGGGGTCTTCTCTAAAGAACCCTTTCGGAGACCTTTCAGCCCATGTCGAATCTCAGGACCGCAACGCCACAGAGAATGACTCCCAGTCCCAACTCAGGAAAAAGTctacagttccctcagccagcaAACTCATCCTGTGCCTGCATAAGCTCAGCCAGGACCTCCTAGTAGACTGTCAGGCCTCTGGGTTCCTACTACGTTCTCAAGAGGGTCCTCCCAGTTTAACTCTTTCCACAAAGTCCCAGATGTCTCAGTCTTCTCAGCCAAAGAGCCCTACATTCTCCAAAAGCCCTGTGTTCTCCAGGACAGAGAGAGGTGCAGGCGAGGAACCAGGCCAAGGGAGTCCCCCTATGTTCTCTGAGACTGATTCAGGAAAGGAAGAAAAAGAGGCTAGTCCAACTTTTCCTAAAAGCGCCATGTTCTCCAGTAGTGATACAGGAGAAGAAGAGAAAGTGGCAAGTCCCACCTTTCCCAGAAGCCCAGTCTTCCCCAGAACTGATAAGATAAGGGACCAGGGTCCACAGAGCTGTATTGAAAGTGTCTCTACAACAGAAGACTAtgaggatagagacagagaggatgtGAAGAGCAGCGATTCCTCAAAGTGCCTTCCACCACACCTCAGAACAACCCTGTCCCTGAACAAGAGACTCATGCCTATAAGGAAGACAGTTGGAGTTGCAGACAAAGTTGTTGACCAAGAGGAACGTGAGG CTGCAGAAGAAGACCTTAATTCAGAGGAACTTGCGTTGGCTTTGGAGACTCAGCCAATGCAGGAGTTAACCAGTAATATGGCGCTACGCTGGTCAGATGATGACGAAGAGGAAGACGGTCCTGCAAAG tcgGCTCACTCGTCTAGCACAGTCTTCCCACAAGAGAATGACCTCCCACAACCAAGCAACCAGGGTCGCTCCACAAACACCCACTACCACCGTTCCCCTCCACACATACACAGCCCCTGCCTCGTCCCCAAGAAACGTACTCACACCTCCGAAGACTCCGTGTGTGAGGAGGGAGATAGCCAGTCCAAGCGCATCCGGAAGAAGTTCACCTTCAAGGCCATGTATGGagctccctccccctttctccccagACAGGCTGCAGGTAGAGGGAGCCAGGATGAGGCACAAGCCGGAAACCCCTCTTCCCACCAGCCCCAGGCCTCTTCCAGCCGCCTCTCTCCCCCCACAGGCTGCCAGGGGGATGGGGCAGGAGTGGTGTGCTACTATTGGGGCGTGCCTTTCTGTCCGCGAGGTCAGGACCCAGATGCCTACACGCAG GTGATCATGTCCCAGCTGGAGGTGTATGAGAAGAGCCTGAAAGAGGCCCAGAGGGGTCTGCTGAGGAAGGCAGGCTGGGGGGAGCCTGTCCTTCCCGGGCCCCCAGAGAGACCCTTCTCCAGGAGGGGACGCCCCAAGAGACACAGGGCCCCACGACCcctggaggaagaagaagaggaggaagaagagcagGGAAGGGGAAAACAGCAGGAAGAGGTAGTGGCGGTGGtagaggatgatgaagaggagggaAGGGGAAAACAGCAGGAAGAGGTAGTGGCGGTGGTAGAGAATGATGAAGAGGAGGGAAGGGGAAAACAGCAGGAAGAGGTAGTGGCGGTGGTAGAGAATGATGAAGAGGAGGGAAGGGGAAAACAGCAGGAAGAGGTAGTGGCGGTGGTAGAGAATTATGAAGAGGAGGGTGAGAAAAGGGAGAGGAGGCTGTCACGGTGGGGGacggaagagggagggaggagaggaagactgGAGTGGAAGGACTGTCAGGCACTGTTTGTGTCCACTCCCGAACAAGAGGAA AAATCGCCCTCACCTGTATTTCATGTAGAATCCAGTCAACAACTAATTCTACCTCGAAG GAGACTTGGCcttagaagagaagagagaagaccaTCACAACTGCCTGACCCACTGGAGAGGGAAAAGGAAGAGAATgagaagagggatgaagaagaggaagaagggaTGGGGGAGGAAGTGGTGGATGTCGGTGGTTTAGAAGTTCCAG AGACCCAACTCAGTGATGACGGCACCCAAAACCTGATGGTCACCAGCCCTGCACAG CCCCAACCAGAGAGGCAGTCCCTGCCTCAGATCCAGACTTTTCTCTCACCACCCCATCGTCTGGAACGGCGTGTAGAGGGGATGGAggtggatgaggagaggaggagtggccCTGTTAGGAGCCCTGCTGGAGGAGATGTGAGGATGGAaatggaggagacaggagaggtacAGGGTGGGGTCCCAGAACCTGCACCCCCTCAGAGCCCCAGCATGGACTGTCCCATGTGCATGCGCCCCTTCCCCCTGACGGAGATTGAGATGCATGCTGCCTACTGTGACGGTAGTACCGCTaacatggaggaagaggagatgaTGGGTCAGGAGAGTCAATCACAAG TTGCAGTGAAGTCTCATAGGAAGAGGACCAGAAGGGGAGAGATAATTGGAGAGGAGCAGCCCAGTTCTTCTGGCTCTGGCAA GGCAGTGCAAGGAGAGAAGTGCTTCCTGTGTCAGCAGCTGTTTAATCTCAGGGACTACGAGAAGCATGTGGAGGACTGCATCAGGAACCAAGAAGTGTCCAAGGTTGCATCCAGGGCCGGACAG AGTGGAGACTTGCTGAGCGCTTTGGACCAGACCGAGCACAGAgattcag GGACTGCTAAGGCCGGACCATGTGATATTGCCTTCAGGAACCAACACAG TGGCCTGATTGAGGATCTGGGAGAGTCTGGGGGAAGTGGGGACATCGCTGTCCCAGGTTTCAGAGTGAGCACCTCGCCCATCCGATCCTTCACCTCCATCTCAGAAGCCACAGACTGCCTTATTGACTTCAAGCGCCAGTACtcttcctctacttcctcctcttcctcctccaggcCCAGACAAAGAGGGAGGAAATTCAAGAGGAAATTCAAATGA
- the LOC121550398 gene encoding BRCA1-A complex subunit RAP80 isoform X1, with the protein MYVDCIKHHIQPSNMPPRKKRENRDTDDGPRKRRRAVDQEEDRVVISNSDEDEDFRPTSSSLEERKREKESKTRSNEMTEEEMLDLAMRLSEQEANNTALRQRQEEEAMRKAIAESLYADSPTHPHSESLLADGSPTQQCQSSPPEAESSIQPPRRKLSYPNLGVADREGAHGVGVNVGVALPETRRRGKKEGSPLLDMPDLSQTQKFYSQSSPLSQSSTSMPLSSQEEGSSLKNPFGDLSAHVESQDRNATENDSQSQLRKKSTVPSASKLILCLHKLSQDLLVDCQASGFLLRSQEGPPSLTLSTKSQMSQSSQPKSPTFSKSPVFSRTERGAGEEPGQGSPPMFSETDSGKEEKEASPTFPKSAMFSSSDTGEEEKVASPTFPRSPVFPRTDKIRDQGPQSCIESVSTTEDYEDRDREDVKSSDSSKCLPPHLRTTLSLNKRLMPIRKTVGVADKVVDQEEREGESSQSAVNRISTPAMFAAEEDLNSEELALALETQPMQELTSNMALRWSDDDEEEDGPAKSAHSSSTVFPQENDLPQPSNQGRSTNTHYHRSPPHIHSPCLVPKKRTHTSEDSVCEEGDSQSKRIRKKFTFKAMYGAPSPFLPRQAAGRGSQDEAQAGNPSSHQPQASSSRLSPPTGCQGDGAGVVCYYWGVPFCPRGQDPDAYTQVIMSQLEVYEKSLKEAQRGLLRKAGWGEPVLPGPPERPFSRRGRPKRHRAPRPLEEEEEEEEEQGRGKQQEEVVAVVEDDEEEGRGKQQEEVVAVVENDEEEGRGKQQEEVVAVVENDEEEGRGKQQEEVVAVVENYEEEGEKRERRLSRWGTEEGGRRGRLEWKDCQALFVSTPEQEEKSPSPVFHVESSQQLILPRRRLGLRREERRPSQLPDPLEREKEENEKRDEEEEEGMGEEVVDVGGLEVPETQLSDDGTQNLMVTSPAQPQPERQSLPQIQTFLSPPHRLERRVEGMEVDEERRSGPVRSPAGGDVRMEMEETGEVQGGVPEPAPPQSPSMDCPMCMRPFPLTEIEMHAAYCDGSTANMEEEEMMGQESQSQVAVKSHRKRTRRGEIIGEEQPSSSGSGKAVQGEKCFLCQQLFNLRDYEKHVEDCIRNQEVSKVASRAGQSGDLLSALDQTEHRDSGTAKAGPCDIAFRNQHSGLIEDLGESGGSGDIAVPGFRVSTSPIRSFTSISEATDCLIDFKRQYSSSTSSSSSSRPRQRGRKFKRKFK; encoded by the exons ATGTATGTAGACTGTATCAAGCACCACATTCAACCCAGCAACATGCCTCCTCGAAAAAAGcgagagaacagagacacagaTGATGGTCCCAGGAAACGACGACGAGCAGTTGATCAGGAAGAGGACAGAGTCGTCATCTCAAACAGCGACGAG GATGAAGACTTCAGACCAACATCATCATCATTAGAGGAGCGCAAACGGGAGAAGGAGAGTAAAACACGATCAAACG AGATGACTGAGGAAGAGATGTTGGACCTGGCCATGAGGCTGAGTGAACAGGAGGCCAACAACACTGCTCTCAGGCAACGACAGGAGGAGGAGGCCATGAGGAAGGCCATCGCTGAAAGCCTCTAC GCGGACAGCCCCACTCATCCCCACTCAGAATCTCTGCTGGCGGATGGGAGCCCTACGCAGCAATGTCAGAGTTCCCCTCCGGAGGCAGAGAGCAGCATACAGCCCCCCAGGCGGAAGCTCTCTTACCCCAACCTTGGTGTGGCTGACAGGGAGGGAGCCCACGGTGTAGGTGTTAATGTAGGGGTGGCTCTCCCAGAAACCAGGAGGAGGGGGAAAAAGGAGGGAAGCCCATTACTAGATATGCCTGACCTGTCTCAGACCCAGAAGTTCTACTCCCAGTCTTCTCCCCTTAGCCAATCTTCCACCTCCATGCCTCTCTCTTCACAG GAGGAGGGGTCTTCTCTAAAGAACCCTTTCGGAGACCTTTCAGCCCATGTCGAATCTCAGGACCGCAACGCCACAGAGAATGACTCCCAGTCCCAACTCAGGAAAAAGTctacagttccctcagccagcaAACTCATCCTGTGCCTGCATAAGCTCAGCCAGGACCTCCTAGTAGACTGTCAGGCCTCTGGGTTCCTACTACGTTCTCAAGAGGGTCCTCCCAGTTTAACTCTTTCCACAAAGTCCCAGATGTCTCAGTCTTCTCAGCCAAAGAGCCCTACATTCTCCAAAAGCCCTGTGTTCTCCAGGACAGAGAGAGGTGCAGGCGAGGAACCAGGCCAAGGGAGTCCCCCTATGTTCTCTGAGACTGATTCAGGAAAGGAAGAAAAAGAGGCTAGTCCAACTTTTCCTAAAAGCGCCATGTTCTCCAGTAGTGATACAGGAGAAGAAGAGAAAGTGGCAAGTCCCACCTTTCCCAGAAGCCCAGTCTTCCCCAGAACTGATAAGATAAGGGACCAGGGTCCACAGAGCTGTATTGAAAGTGTCTCTACAACAGAAGACTAtgaggatagagacagagaggatgtGAAGAGCAGCGATTCCTCAAAGTGCCTTCCACCACACCTCAGAACAACCCTGTCCCTGAACAAGAGACTCATGCCTATAAGGAAGACAGTTGGAGTTGCAGACAAAGTTGTTGACCAAGAGGAACGTGAGGGTGAGTCCTCGCAGAGCGCTGTAAACAGGATTAGCACGCCTGCAATGTTTG CTGCAGAAGAAGACCTTAATTCAGAGGAACTTGCGTTGGCTTTGGAGACTCAGCCAATGCAGGAGTTAACCAGTAATATGGCGCTACGCTGGTCAGATGATGACGAAGAGGAAGACGGTCCTGCAAAG tcgGCTCACTCGTCTAGCACAGTCTTCCCACAAGAGAATGACCTCCCACAACCAAGCAACCAGGGTCGCTCCACAAACACCCACTACCACCGTTCCCCTCCACACATACACAGCCCCTGCCTCGTCCCCAAGAAACGTACTCACACCTCCGAAGACTCCGTGTGTGAGGAGGGAGATAGCCAGTCCAAGCGCATCCGGAAGAAGTTCACCTTCAAGGCCATGTATGGagctccctccccctttctccccagACAGGCTGCAGGTAGAGGGAGCCAGGATGAGGCACAAGCCGGAAACCCCTCTTCCCACCAGCCCCAGGCCTCTTCCAGCCGCCTCTCTCCCCCCACAGGCTGCCAGGGGGATGGGGCAGGAGTGGTGTGCTACTATTGGGGCGTGCCTTTCTGTCCGCGAGGTCAGGACCCAGATGCCTACACGCAG GTGATCATGTCCCAGCTGGAGGTGTATGAGAAGAGCCTGAAAGAGGCCCAGAGGGGTCTGCTGAGGAAGGCAGGCTGGGGGGAGCCTGTCCTTCCCGGGCCCCCAGAGAGACCCTTCTCCAGGAGGGGACGCCCCAAGAGACACAGGGCCCCACGACCcctggaggaagaagaagaggaggaagaagagcagGGAAGGGGAAAACAGCAGGAAGAGGTAGTGGCGGTGGtagaggatgatgaagaggagggaAGGGGAAAACAGCAGGAAGAGGTAGTGGCGGTGGTAGAGAATGATGAAGAGGAGGGAAGGGGAAAACAGCAGGAAGAGGTAGTGGCGGTGGTAGAGAATGATGAAGAGGAGGGAAGGGGAAAACAGCAGGAAGAGGTAGTGGCGGTGGTAGAGAATTATGAAGAGGAGGGTGAGAAAAGGGAGAGGAGGCTGTCACGGTGGGGGacggaagagggagggaggagaggaagactgGAGTGGAAGGACTGTCAGGCACTGTTTGTGTCCACTCCCGAACAAGAGGAA AAATCGCCCTCACCTGTATTTCATGTAGAATCCAGTCAACAACTAATTCTACCTCGAAG GAGACTTGGCcttagaagagaagagagaagaccaTCACAACTGCCTGACCCACTGGAGAGGGAAAAGGAAGAGAATgagaagagggatgaagaagaggaagaagggaTGGGGGAGGAAGTGGTGGATGTCGGTGGTTTAGAAGTTCCAG AGACCCAACTCAGTGATGACGGCACCCAAAACCTGATGGTCACCAGCCCTGCACAG CCCCAACCAGAGAGGCAGTCCCTGCCTCAGATCCAGACTTTTCTCTCACCACCCCATCGTCTGGAACGGCGTGTAGAGGGGATGGAggtggatgaggagaggaggagtggccCTGTTAGGAGCCCTGCTGGAGGAGATGTGAGGATGGAaatggaggagacaggagaggtacAGGGTGGGGTCCCAGAACCTGCACCCCCTCAGAGCCCCAGCATGGACTGTCCCATGTGCATGCGCCCCTTCCCCCTGACGGAGATTGAGATGCATGCTGCCTACTGTGACGGTAGTACCGCTaacatggaggaagaggagatgaTGGGTCAGGAGAGTCAATCACAAG TTGCAGTGAAGTCTCATAGGAAGAGGACCAGAAGGGGAGAGATAATTGGAGAGGAGCAGCCCAGTTCTTCTGGCTCTGGCAA GGCAGTGCAAGGAGAGAAGTGCTTCCTGTGTCAGCAGCTGTTTAATCTCAGGGACTACGAGAAGCATGTGGAGGACTGCATCAGGAACCAAGAAGTGTCCAAGGTTGCATCCAGGGCCGGACAG AGTGGAGACTTGCTGAGCGCTTTGGACCAGACCGAGCACAGAgattcag GGACTGCTAAGGCCGGACCATGTGATATTGCCTTCAGGAACCAACACAG TGGCCTGATTGAGGATCTGGGAGAGTCTGGGGGAAGTGGGGACATCGCTGTCCCAGGTTTCAGAGTGAGCACCTCGCCCATCCGATCCTTCACCTCCATCTCAGAAGCCACAGACTGCCTTATTGACTTCAAGCGCCAGTACtcttcctctacttcctcctcttcctcctccaggcCCAGACAAAGAGGGAGGAAATTCAAGAGGAAATTCAAATGA